From one Trifolium pratense cultivar HEN17-A07 linkage group LG1, ARS_RC_1.1, whole genome shotgun sequence genomic stretch:
- the LOC123902718 gene encoding uncharacterized protein LOC123902718 isoform X1: MVGVKRRSILVGLAFLMFLGIAVYFRLWAMDYNISIDDTELIRRQFDIANREAMDESAEWRLKYDTEVDRVNKCIKELQVFQESSRRANDASGNNHKLAILQKENAILLEKVETLKRELEEEKQKCNSQHMN; the protein is encoded by the exons ATGGTTGGAGTAAAAAGAAGATCAATTTTAGTGGGTTTGGCTTTTCTAATGTTTTTGGGTATTGCTGTATATTTCAGGCTTTGGGCTATGGATTACAACATTTCTATTGATGATACTGAGCTCATAAG GCGACAATTTGATATTGCTAATAGGGAGGCCATGGATGAATCTGCTGAGTGGAGGCTAAAGTACGATACAGAGGTAGATAGGGTGAATAAGTGCATCAAGGAACTTCAAGTG TTTCAGGAGTCCTCTCGGAGAGCCAATGATGCTTCTGGTAATAACCATAAATTGGCAATATTACAAAAG GAGAATGCAATCTTACTTGAAAAGGTGGAAACATTAAAACGAGAGCTTGAAGAGGAAAAACAGAAGTGCAATTCACAACACATGAACTAA
- the LOC123902718 gene encoding uncharacterized protein LOC123902718 isoform X2, with protein sequence MVGVKRRSILVGLAFLMFLGIAVYFRLWAMDYNISIDDTELIRRQFDIANREAMDESAEWRLKYDTEVDRVNKCIKELQVESSRRANDASGNNHKLAILQKENAILLEKVETLKRELEEEKQKCNSQHMN encoded by the exons ATGGTTGGAGTAAAAAGAAGATCAATTTTAGTGGGTTTGGCTTTTCTAATGTTTTTGGGTATTGCTGTATATTTCAGGCTTTGGGCTATGGATTACAACATTTCTATTGATGATACTGAGCTCATAAG GCGACAATTTGATATTGCTAATAGGGAGGCCATGGATGAATCTGCTGAGTGGAGGCTAAAGTACGATACAGAGGTAGATAGGGTGAATAAGTGCATCAAGGAACTTCAAGTG GAGTCCTCTCGGAGAGCCAATGATGCTTCTGGTAATAACCATAAATTGGCAATATTACAAAAG GAGAATGCAATCTTACTTGAAAAGGTGGAAACATTAAAACGAGAGCTTGAAGAGGAAAAACAGAAGTGCAATTCACAACACATGAACTAA